CCGTCAGTTACAAGGAGATGGCCAAGGAGTACCCCGTTGCCGGGTCCGTATATTCGTACGTCCGATTAGGCACCACGAAATTCGTGGGGTTCCTGTCGGGGTGGGCCATCCTCCTGGACTATCTGCTCCTGCCGGCGCTGTTGTGCATTTTGGCAGCCTCCGCGATGGCAGCCCTCATGCCCGATGTTCCGGGCTGGATCTGGGTCATAGGTTTCATCGCGGTGGTGGCGTTTATCAACCTCCGCGGAATCGTCGTTACGGCGCGGATGAACATGATCTTCCTGATCATCCAGGGCGCAGCGTTCATCGTTTTCGTCGGCGGGGCCTTGGTGGCCATCGCCCAGGGCCGGGCGCAGTTTAGCCTTGCCCCGTTCTTTCAACCTGAATTCTTTTCTTGGGAACTCGTTTTCACCGCCATCCCGGTCGCTGCCCTGAGCTACATCGGCTTCGACGCCATTTCGACGCTAAACGAGGAAGCCAAGGGCGGCGGAAAAGCCGTGTCGAAAGCGACCATGATCGTCCTGTGGCTCGTAATCGCTTTGTTCGTCGCACAGGTCTATTTCGCGGCTCTGTTTGTACCCAACAACGAACCATTCGCCGAGGGCGACGCGATGAACAACGCCTTCTACTACATCAGCGAAACCGTAGTGGCGCCCTGGTTCAAGATCGTCTTCACCCTGATCACAGCCCTGATCGCGCTGTTCGCCAACGTCCTCGTTTCCCACGCCACCACATCGAAGATGATCTTCGCAATGGCCCGGGACGGCCAGCTGCCCCGCCGGCTGGCCGTGGTGAGTAAAAAGCACCAGGTCCCGACCGTGGCCATGATCGTGGTGACCATCCTAACGGCCGTCATCGGTGTACTGGCCGTAGGACAAATCGAGCTCATCGTCACAATGGTCACCTTCGGTGCCCTTACTGCCTACATCCTGCTGCACATCAGTGTCATCATCCACTTCGGTGTGCGTCAGTCCAGCCGGAAGTACTTCATCCACTGGATCTCCCCCATCCTGGGTATTGCAGTGCTCGGATACGCCCTCTACAGCACTAACATCCTGGCCAAAATCATCGGCATCTCGTGGTTGGTCATCGGCACCATCGTCGCACTCGTCCTGAAACGGTCCGGCCGCACGCTTGAAACGGAAGACCGTATCTAAGCCCCGTCGGAGCAAACCCCGCAGCCGCAACCCCAGGGGTCGAAGGGTCACCGGTTCTGCCCCCCAAGCCAGAGCCGGTGACCCGGGGTCCCCATCCCACTCCGTGCAACTCCCCGACCAGCGCGCCACCAAAACCCACTCCATGAGCGTCCCGTCCAGTACGCACAACTACCGATACTTCGCACAGCCCGCCAGTCATACCGTGGAAGCTATCGACAACAAAAGTGCATGGACAGGGGTAGCGCCGGCAGGCAGCTTCCCTCCAGTCACCCGTCCCACAATCAAAAACGAAAGCGAGACCATCCCATGAATCCACGGACCAGTCCACACCCTGGCTACTTCCACCGTGGCCGAACCGGAGCGAACTGATGCGTACCAGCGCGGATCGCTCATCCGAGCTCATGAGCATTTTCGAGGAACGGTTCTCCTCCCGGCTACGCCGCGACTTTACAGATGAAGTAACAGCCGCGTACGACCGCTGCCCACTCGGCCCGCATGACGACAAGACCGCCCGAGTGGTGCGCGCACTCGGGAACGCTTCAGCAAACGGCAAAGAGATCATCCTCAACCTCGGTCCCAACGGACCGTGGGGCATCGGCAGGATTACCCTCGGGGCACCGGGGAATCTCTTTCTCATGCCGGGTACATTCCACAGTTACGAAGACGCGCTGCGCCGAGTGTTCTCATTGCGCCGCAAGAATTTTTTGGAGACCTAAGAAAATGACTGCAGAAGCAGCACCCACACGAGACACACAGCCCGAACCGAAAATCTTCGGCTACACCGATCGCTTCGCCGCCCGCCCCGGAGAAAGCCTCTCCTTCCACGTCAGCTGCGAAGGACCCTCCACATACCAGGCATCACTGGTCCGACTACGCCACGGATTTACCGGTGAGGCCGGCCCGGGATTCCTCGAAACACCGGTCCCCTCAGACATCGATGGTAAAAAGCAGGGAAAGAAATACGCTTGCCAGCCGGGATCCTACGTCGAAATACCGGACCCGTCCTCGCTGCTGAGCAGCCCAGAAGGCCTTGTCATAGACGCCAAGGTATACCCCACCCTGCCCCTGAGCTCCCGCTCCGGGAACTTCGGCGCCTACCACGTCACCCAGAACTCGTTCGGGGGCGCAAGCGACCGGCAAGTCATCCTGGGAAACTGGTCAGAAGACTCCTCGACCGGGTATGCGCTCGTACTGGATGCCGGGCGGCCCACCTTCATCTGGAGTGAACATGGGACGGTGAAGTCCTTTTCACTGAACAGCCCCTTGGAGGGCCACCACTGGTACAGCCTCCACGTGGAAGTCAATACGGCAGCTAGCCACGTCCGCCTTATCCAGACCCCCCTATCGAACATCATGAATCGGTACACCGACCAGGCGCTTCCTCTGGAGCCCGAAGAAAAACTCGCAGCGGCCCAACCGTCTACACCTGCAGCCACGACAGCTCCCTTCCGCATTGGTGCCGGCGCGCGGCTGGACGGGGAACGATGGCTCGCTGCCAACGGTTTCAACGGAAAAATCGGCGGCGTCTCGATTCAGCGATCCACCCCGGTCACGACCAAATCAGTCGCTGACTGGCACTTTGGGCGAAGCCAGCGCGATGACGGACTGCTCCTGTGGGACGTACTCGACGAATCCCCAAACCGCCTCCACGGCAGGTGCCATAACGCACCCACCCGCGCCGTCGCAGGCCACGCCTTCACAGGTCTCGTCGACGACTTCAGGCTGGTTCCCGATGAATACGACGCGATCCACTTCCACGACGACGACATCACCGATGCCGGCTGGCCGGAAGCATTCGCACTGGACGTTCCCTCAGACCTGCCCAGCGGCGTGTACGCAGCCAAACTCACCGCAGACGGAGCAGAGCAGTACCTTCCCTTTTTCGTCCGGGCAGGCCAAAAGAAAAACGACGTCGCCGTGCTGTTCTCCACCGCGACTTATCTGGCCTATGCCAATGACCGGATTGCCTTCGAAGCTGACGGGGCCGAAATCATCGTCAGCCGGACCCCCATTCTTGACCGTGAAGACCTTACTCTCCAGGATCATCCCGAATTCGGCCGCTCCTGCTATGAGATCCACAACGATGGGTCCGGCGTCGTCTTTGGCAGCGTCCGCAAGCCCATCCTTACCCTGCAGCCCAAACATCGGGCGTGGTTCCAGGCAGAAGGTGTGTGGGGACTTCCCGCTGACCTGTGCATCGTGCACTGGCTCGAAGTAGAGAACTGCGACTTCGACGCCATCACCGATGAGGACCTCGACCGCGAAGGCTACGACCTGCTCCGCGACTACCGGGTCGTCATTACAGGCAGCCATCCCGAGTACGTCACTCGTAAGGAGCTCACCGCACTTGAGGAGTTCACATCCAACGGCGGAAGACTCATGTATCTGGGAGGCAATGGCTTCTACGCCACTGTTTCCTTCGACCCAGAACAACCACATCTGATGGAACTCCGCCGCTCGGACGGCGGCACGCGCCCCCACCAATCCCCGTATGGAGACAAGCGCCACGCCACCTCCGGCGAACTCGCCGGCATCTGGAGGAACAAGGGCCTGCCGCCTCAGAAGCTCGCCGGAGTGGGATTCGCCGCCCAGGGCTTTGACCGCTGCACCTACTACGAACGGCTTGAGGACAGCCACTCACCAGCCGCCGGGTTCATCTTCCATGGAATCGGTGAAGACGAACGCATCGGCGAGTTCGGCATCATGGGCGGCGGAGCGGCCGGCGCCGAAGTCGACTGCTACCAGCCAGGCCTCGGTTCTCCCCCCGGCACCCTGGTACTCGCCACATCCGGGCCGCTCTCCGACGCGTACCTCCTGGCCGCAGAAGAAGTCTACGAATCCATTCCCGGCATCGGAGCCACGGAACAACCCGGCGTCCGATCCGACATCGTGTACTGCGCCCTGGACGGCGGAGGAGGCTTCTTCTCCGTCGGCTCCATCGCCTACACCGCGTCACTGTCTCACAACAACTACGACAACAACATCGCTCAGATAACCGGCAACGTGCTCAGGCGCTTCCGCAGAACCGAACCGCTCCAGGAAATCCTCAGCGAAAAAGGCTCATTCCAGCCAGTTGGGAGCTGAATTTCGATTCAAGAACCGGCACGACGCCCGGGCAGCCCGGTAACTGCGAGCGATCCTGCTGAACATTAGTGCAGAGGGCGGACCACCTTTCAGGGTGGTTCGCCCTCTTATCCGACCAGGCGACCCACTCGACCAATCAGCCGCTACGGCACCACCATGTTCAGTCTTCACACCTAATTCGAAAAGGACGCTCAGCGCTGCCTTTGATCCGAGAGCACTTGAATTCCCTCGAGATCCTCTGCCGCGGTCTCTGCAGGTGCTGCATCCTCAGCAGCTTTTGAACGGCTGCGCCGTCTGGCTGTGAGGACCAGCGCGACGGCCCCTATCAGGATGGCCGCGGCCAACGTGCCGAGGATTACCGGAGAGTTGGACCCGAAGGTGGTCCCCGCGTTGTCAGGATCGTGAGCGCCAGCTGTGGGACTTTTGTGAAGCGATTATTGGGGACGGTCAGTCGGCCCAGAGTGATGCGGTCGACGATCATGCCTACCCACGGACGGTTAGAGCATGGTTACACTGCTGATGCCTGGACGTGGACCTCGCCTTCGCGTCCTCGTCGTAGGGGGTCGCGTGGGTGCCGCGGCCGGCCCGAGATGACCGCGGCTAAGGATGGCCCAATTTTATTCTCGCGGTATTCATCGACTTGCAACGCATTCACCGGTTTGAGCACAGCCGCCTTTCTCAAGATTGGTGAGCGCGACCGTGCGCACGATTGTGGCGGTTTCTGCGGCGTGCGCCAGGAGGGCTTCGTATTGGTTCTCGACGTAGAGCTGCACGACGTGCTCGGTTGCATCCTTTCGTGTTTCGCCTGCCGGAGTCTTGGCCCTAGCCGCGACATCGGGATGGGTTGCCAGGAAGTCATCGAGTTGCGGCTGGTCCACCGCGATCGTGCCGTCGGCTCTCATCTTGGCTTGCAGGTCGAAGCTGTACTGGTCATTCAGGTAGTGGAAGTAGTTGGCTTCCGTGTATTGGGTGGGGCCGTAGATGGGCGTTTTCTCCGCGATGGCCTTGGCGCGCCGTTTGTTTTCCTGCTCTAGCCCGGTTAGGAACGAATCGTACGAGGCGGAGGGTATGAGCCCGTACTTCACCGCCCATTGCAGTTGCACGGTCGAGGTGCTGATGTCCTTGAGCGCGCGGTTGATCAGGTGTTCGGTCGGGGTAGTGCCGCCGTAAGGAGTGGTCCAGAAGTTGGCGTCCGCCGTCGCGTGAAAAGTGGTCTGAAAGTGGTCCAGAGTTTCCGCGCGGTCTTTGTCGATGAAGATCTGAAGCTCACGTGCGGGGATGGCAATGCCATTGATGGTGGCCACAGTTTGTGCAGGACTTGGAAGCGTCACGCCCGGCGGGCTCACCGCGGGAGGCCCCGATACCGGTCCCCGCTGGGCAATCCCGATCACGACGATCCCTAGGACCGCTGTCAGAATGGCCGCGATGGTGAGAATGGCAGCCAGTGGCCCTCGTGGTTTTTCGGTCATCGGCTCTCCAGATAGTGTCCCGGTTTGGGAGGGCGAGCCCTCCCAAACCGGGATGGGTTACGGTGTCGCCAGGGTGGCGATCTCAGACGGGCTGAGCGTGCGGTTGTAGAAGTGCACCTCGTCGATCGTGCCGTTCACGAAGTCGCCGGGTGTACGGGCCCAGACCGCGGAGCCGAGCGCGATCGCCGCGCTCGACCTGAATACGCTGGCGGCGCCGGTACTTCCTTGGAGTGTGCCATTGACATACAGCGAGATTGTGCCCGCGCTGGCATCGAATGAACCAAGAACGTGGTACCAGGTGGCTGTCGTCGGGACAACCGTCGAGGTGACGGTACTGGAAGTGCCGGAGGTCGAATCAGCGGGACGTGTCGTGAACGAGAACTTCCCTCCTGCCAGCTGCAGGTAGAACGGGCTGGAATTCACGGCGTAGCTGCTCACGAAGGTTTGGAAGCCGGTCGTCGAATTGAGCTTCACCCAGGTGTCGACCGTGAAGCTGGCGCTTGTGTCGACAGGCGTGGCGGGAGTCGCACCAAACGTTCCCTTGCTGCCATCGAGGCTCAAACCACTGGCTCCCGACTTGCCCGAACCCCAGGTTGCGTTGCCGGCGAGCCAGCCGGGAGTGGTGTAACCGGTTGTATCCGAAATGACGCTGCCCCCGTTCTCGTTGAGTGGGTAGTACGCAGAGGCGCCACTTCCGATCGCAAAGGCTTCGCGGTCAGTGAGAGCGCCGGGGATCATCCGGACGTCATCGATGGTCGCGTTGGCAAAGTCGACCTGGGCACCGTTCCATTTTCCTCGGCCAATTGTCGTGTGCCCGGTGGCCTTCCACGCTGACGTGTAGGGTGTGGTCGCTTGAAGCACACCGTTGACGTAGAGCTTTATCGTGTGTGCCGTGCTGTCGTACACACCCATCAGGTTGTACCACGGCCCGACGGTGGGGGCGGGCCCGACGGCTTGGGTGTACGTGCTCGATGTTGAATCGGCGCTGCGTTCCGTGAACGCGAACTTTCCGCCGCTCAGCTGGAGATAGAAAGGACTGACGACGTTCCCGTCGACCGAGGCATAGGTCTGGTTCCCGGAGAGGGAGCCCGGTTTCACCCATGCTTGCACGGTGTATGAAGCGCTGGTGTCGATCGCGGTGCTTGGCACGTCGACGAAACTGTTCGAACTGCCGGTGAGGGAGAGCGCGGACGGACCCATTTTCCCTGTGGTCCATGTCGCCCCCGGCTGGAGGGTGCCCGGGTTGTTGTGGCCGGAAGCGTCCAGCGCCGCAGTGCCTGTTCCGGTGTCGAAGCGCCAGAAACCGCCAGCGGCTGGAGCGGGCGCCGCCAGGCCGGGGCCGTTGTACGCGCCGATGTTTGGAGCGGTGCTGGAGGAGACGGGGTTACCGAAGTAGTCCAGGCCACCGTTGCCCGATACCAGTTGTCCTGTTCCCAGTGCCGGTGAGCCGCTGCGAAGTTGGTATGCAGCGGCTGAGCTTCGGCCATCTCCTCCGCCGCCAGGTGCGAGGAACTGAGGGTCGGACGTGACCTTCGCGGCGTCGGCGGGTTCACTGCTGGGGTGGTTGCCGTACATCAGGTTGTGGTTCCATGTGGTGCGAGTGGTCGAATATCCGCCCGTTCCGAGGTTGTAGATGATGTTGTTGGTGAATACGGCGCTCGCGCCGGAAGCTGGCGTGCCACTAGTGATGTTGCCGTT
Above is a window of Arthrobacter pascens DNA encoding:
- a CDS encoding APC family permease → MKNESIATSPNDAGVNDVEELKLGALGYKQELNRTMTLTDVVVYGLIFMVPLAPVAVFGTIFNFSHGMAALVYLVAGIAMFFSAVSYKEMAKEYPVAGSVYSYVRLGTTKFVGFLSGWAILLDYLLLPALLCILAASAMAALMPDVPGWIWVIGFIAVVAFINLRGIVVTARMNMIFLIIQGAAFIVFVGGALVAIAQGRAQFSLAPFFQPEFFSWELVFTAIPVAALSYIGFDAISTLNEEAKGGGKAVSKATMIVLWLVIALFVAQVYFAALFVPNNEPFAEGDAMNNAFYYISETVVAPWFKIVFTLITALIALFANVLVSHATTSKMIFAMARDGQLPRRLAVVSKKHQVPTVAMIVVTILTAVIGVLAVGQIELIVTMVTFGALTAYILLHISVIIHFGVRQSSRKYFIHWISPILGIAVLGYALYSTNILAKIIGISWLVIGTIVALVLKRSGRTLETEDRI
- a CDS encoding N,N-dimethylformamidase beta subunit family domain-containing protein, with the translated sequence MTAEAAPTRDTQPEPKIFGYTDRFAARPGESLSFHVSCEGPSTYQASLVRLRHGFTGEAGPGFLETPVPSDIDGKKQGKKYACQPGSYVEIPDPSSLLSSPEGLVIDAKVYPTLPLSSRSGNFGAYHVTQNSFGGASDRQVILGNWSEDSSTGYALVLDAGRPTFIWSEHGTVKSFSLNSPLEGHHWYSLHVEVNTAASHVRLIQTPLSNIMNRYTDQALPLEPEEKLAAAQPSTPAATTAPFRIGAGARLDGERWLAANGFNGKIGGVSIQRSTPVTTKSVADWHFGRSQRDDGLLLWDVLDESPNRLHGRCHNAPTRAVAGHAFTGLVDDFRLVPDEYDAIHFHDDDITDAGWPEAFALDVPSDLPSGVYAAKLTADGAEQYLPFFVRAGQKKNDVAVLFSTATYLAYANDRIAFEADGAEIIVSRTPILDREDLTLQDHPEFGRSCYEIHNDGSGVVFGSVRKPILTLQPKHRAWFQAEGVWGLPADLCIVHWLEVENCDFDAITDEDLDREGYDLLRDYRVVITGSHPEYVTRKELTALEEFTSNGGRLMYLGGNGFYATVSFDPEQPHLMELRRSDGGTRPHQSPYGDKRHATSGELAGIWRNKGLPPQKLAGVGFAAQGFDRCTYYERLEDSHSPAAGFIFHGIGEDERIGEFGIMGGGAAGAEVDCYQPGLGSPPGTLVLATSGPLSDAYLLAAEEVYESIPGIGATEQPGVRSDIVYCALDGGGGFFSVGSIAYTASLSHNNYDNNIAQITGNVLRRFRRTEPLQEILSEKGSFQPVGS
- a CDS encoding LamG domain-containing protein, with product MRKYTRFVAAIGALILGVGGVVGTAAPASAAGCTTYYVSSTTGSDTNDGCSTVTPWKSLTNVNATTYAAGQQILFAKGGSWTGTLAPQGSGSSSNPVVISSYGTGATPIIAGGGAAAAVSLLDQHDWTIQNLEITNTAVPLAYRAGIHVGNNAGILHGIHVLNDNIHDISGTWNNTDPQPLDTSAIAFELMGSNTTSGWDDILIEGNTLFKTDAGGIYLGSKQPSHDKSTSNVVIQNNTIRSSGGNSIVCVYCNSPLVQYNVSTDSGYRFSGAAMWSGQTTNGVWQYNEVARNWRAYVDGEAFDIDNNDSGTILQYNYSHDNPWGFMMFCCSATFGAGGTSTVRYNISQNDGASGANFGILNGLVPGAVAQIYNNTIYMPAGNNGNITSGTPASGASAVFTNNIIYNLGTGGYSTTRTTWNHNLMYGNHPSSEPADAAKVTSDPQFLAPGGGGDGRSSAAAYQLRSGSPALGTGQLVSGNGGLDYFGNPVSSSTAPNIGAYNGPGLAAPAPAAGGFWRFDTGTGTAALDASGHNNPGTLQPGATWTTGKMGPSALSLTGSSNSFVDVPSTAIDTSASYTVQAWVKPGSLSGNQTYASVDGNVVSPFYLQLSGGKFAFTERSADSTSSTYTQAVGPAPTVGPWYNLMGVYDSTAHTIKLYVNGVLQATTPYTSAWKATGHTTIGRGKWNGAQVDFANATIDDVRMIPGALTDREAFAIGSGASAYYPLNENGGSVISDTTGYTTPGWLAGNATWGSGKSGASGLSLDGSKGTFGATPATPVDTSASFTVDTWVKLNSTTGFQTFVSSYAVNSSPFYLQLAGGKFSFTTRPADSTSGTSSTVTSTVVPTTATWYHVLGSFDASAGTISLYVNGTLQGSTGAASVFRSSAAIALGSAVWARTPGDFVNGTIDEVHFYNRTLSPSEIATLATP